In a genomic window of Candidatus Thiothrix sulfatifontis:
- a CDS encoding GNAT family N-acetyltransferase — protein sequence MAETFFDAFHDTVEFCDWNESHIREFAARSISGYFAGKRGVPHPASVMALAQDGGIIGLALLLTDEAGEVCLDLLCVVPAYQRQKIATSMVATAVNQLSVLGVETLGSAYHICNESS from the coding sequence ATGGCTGAAACCTTCTTTGACGCTTTTCACGATACGGTTGAGTTTTGTGACTGGAATGAGAGCCATATTCGGGAGTTCGCCGCCCGTAGTATTAGCGGTTATTTTGCAGGGAAGCGTGGTGTACCACATCCGGCTTCTGTGATGGCATTGGCTCAGGATGGCGGCATTATTGGGTTGGCGTTATTGCTGACAGACGAGGCGGGGGAGGTGTGCTTGGATTTGTTGTGTGTTGTGCCTGCTTATCAACGTCAGAAAATTGCCACCAGTATGGTTGCGACTGCGGTCAATCAATTGTCTGTGCTGGGTGTCGAGACATTAGGCAGTGCTTACCACATTTGCAATGAAAGTAGTTGA
- a CDS encoding SWIM zinc finger family protein, with the protein MMNLDNFEQHINAVIMQRGRGYTQRVHNLEETEPEFWQAEVNGTRTYDVEIQLDGKEISEWSCTCPYDGDICKHVAASLLNIRQQLRVKPTSPAQPTKRQQLDQLLNTLKREDLATYIRQLLHDDRKLLDKFLLRFQTVTPTTEAPSKQYQQLFDKIARQYSSYDYIDEDDASAFADEVQELLDTLSASNLASAAKVEICFTIAQGIAGIANDVDDSNGELNSLMYSIKDELATAYPQLPTSEQAALFKRVLATQFDSRYSEYGLEDTFTKLLEEWAQHSETDQNIYLQALDKHVQSSPNDWRRDALLRQKMALLKTWNRLDDMEAFATTHMEIPDFRDTFVQKAIDAKDYDKARSLLQDGIRLAEQQKNAGTISRWRKRLLEIAYLQEDIPAIRTELEHLYQTSQYSLEHYRKLKATYPAEEWASAQQRLYGMIPVPRGYDSARAMLLQEENDIPALYELIKQPSIPGQSASLFKRYAPLLATAFPHEVKATYASQICDYLRDNTGRAVYERVIDELNVLAKMPDGANMAHNLVKDFCNRYKSRKAMVEMLIAAFGKS; encoded by the coding sequence ATGATGAATCTGGATAATTTCGAGCAACACATTAATGCCGTCATCATGCAGCGCGGCAGAGGCTACACGCAACGCGTCCATAATCTGGAAGAAACCGAACCCGAATTCTGGCAAGCTGAGGTGAACGGGACGCGCACCTACGACGTAGAAATCCAATTGGATGGCAAGGAAATCAGCGAGTGGTCATGCACCTGCCCTTATGATGGCGACATCTGCAAGCACGTCGCCGCCAGCTTGCTCAATATCCGCCAACAACTGCGGGTAAAACCAACTTCCCCAGCGCAACCAACCAAACGCCAACAACTCGATCAGTTACTGAACACGCTTAAACGGGAAGACTTAGCCACCTATATCCGCCAACTGCTGCACGATGATCGCAAACTGCTGGATAAATTCTTGCTGCGTTTCCAAACCGTTACCCCCACTACAGAAGCACCCAGCAAACAATACCAGCAATTGTTTGATAAAATCGCCCGTCAATATTCCAGCTATGATTATATCGACGAAGACGATGCCAGCGCGTTCGCGGATGAAGTGCAGGAACTGCTGGACACCTTATCAGCCTCTAACCTTGCTTCTGCTGCCAAAGTAGAAATCTGCTTCACCATTGCCCAAGGCATCGCAGGTATTGCAAACGACGTTGACGATTCCAACGGCGAACTCAACAGCCTGATGTACAGCATCAAGGATGAACTCGCCACCGCCTATCCACAACTTCCCACCTCTGAACAAGCCGCCTTGTTCAAACGCGTACTCGCCACCCAATTTGACTCCCGCTACAGCGAATACGGGCTAGAAGATACTTTTACCAAACTGCTGGAAGAATGGGCGCAACACAGTGAAACCGATCAGAACATTTATCTGCAAGCGTTAGACAAACACGTACAGTCCAGCCCCAATGATTGGCGACGCGATGCCTTGCTGCGTCAAAAAATGGCGTTACTCAAAACGTGGAACAGACTGGACGACATGGAAGCGTTTGCGACCACACACATGGAAATTCCTGACTTCCGCGACACCTTCGTACAGAAAGCTATCGACGCTAAAGACTACGACAAAGCCCGCAGCCTATTGCAAGACGGTATCCGCTTGGCAGAACAACAAAAAAATGCAGGGACAATAAGCCGTTGGCGCAAGCGTTTATTGGAAATCGCCTATTTGCAGGAAGATATACCCGCCATTCGCACCGAACTGGAACATTTGTATCAAACATCCCAGTATTCGCTGGAGCATTACCGCAAACTCAAAGCGACTTATCCAGCGGAAGAATGGGCAAGTGCACAGCAACGGCTGTATGGGATGATTCCTGTTCCACGCGGCTACGACTCCGCCAGAGCCATGCTATTGCAGGAAGAAAATGATATTCCCGCGCTCTATGAACTCATCAAACAGCCCTCGATCCCCGGTCAAAGCGCATCCCTTTTCAAACGCTACGCACCTTTGTTAGCGACAGCGTTTCCACACGAAGTTAAAGCAACTTACGCCAGCCAGATTTGTGATTATCTACGTGACAACACTGGGAGAGCGGTCTACGAGCGGGTCATTGACGAATTGAACGTGCTTGCCAAAATGCCCGATGGCGCAAACATGGCGCATAATTTGGTCAAGGATTTTTGTAACCGTTACAAATCACGCAAAGCGATGGTGGAGATGTTGATAGCAGCGTTTGGGAAAAGTTAG
- a CDS encoding Uma2 family endonuclease: MSTAHQLQNRYISEQDYLASEKLANERHEYVDGQIYLMAGASKRHNRIAGNCYRAFMDIGGSNCEAFMGDLKVRAPKHKTYYYPDVVVGCEEDDTDDDYYLEKPCLIIEVSSDSTIRKDYLEKALVYQTIPTLQVYLIIAQDKPLVDMLLRNAEGGWDLQQFDRLEDEISLPCLDITLNLQTVYAGVNVG, encoded by the coding sequence ATGTCCACAGCACATCAGTTACAAAACCGCTACATCAGCGAACAAGATTATCTAGCAAGCGAAAAGTTAGCCAACGAGCGCCATGAGTACGTGGATGGTCAGATATACTTGATGGCAGGTGCAAGCAAACGGCATAACCGTATCGCAGGCAATTGCTACCGCGCATTTATGGACATCGGTGGTAGCAACTGTGAGGCTTTCATGGGTGATTTGAAAGTTCGCGCCCCGAAGCACAAAACCTATTACTACCCCGATGTTGTAGTGGGTTGTGAGGAAGATGATACCGACGATGATTATTATCTGGAAAAACCTTGCTTAATCATTGAAGTATCTTCGGACTCCACCATTCGTAAGGATTATTTGGAAAAAGCACTGGTTTACCAAACCATCCCCACATTGCAAGTCTACCTGATTATCGCGCAGGACAAGCCGCTGGTAGATATGCTCCTTCGTAATGCCGAAGGTGGCTGGGATTTACAACAGTTCGACAGGCTGGAGGATGAAATCAGCCTGCCGTGTTTGGACATCACCCTGAACCTGCAAACTGTTTATGCAGGTGTCAACGTCGGGTGA
- the purL gene encoding phosphoribosylformylglycinamidine synthase, whose amino-acid sequence MLIFPGSVALSDFRRNKLLSALQAIVPTITAVQAEYVHFVRNSRELHPDEHAQLQALLTYEEVQGSHAFSGTLLLVTPRKGTISPWSSKASDIAHNCGLTMVERIERGIAYDVQTTAALSEAERLAIAALLHDRMTEMVLTDLQDAVVLFSEAEPAALRYVDISNDPKAALAKANTDWGLALSADEIDYLAENYAELQRNPTDVELMMFAQANSEHCRHKIFNADWIIDGKEQPKSLFAMIRNTHAHAPEGILSAYHDNASVIEGPLATRFLTDVKTGEYHYTNEPVHILMKVETHNHPTAISPFAGAATGSGGEIRDEGATGNGSKPKAGLSGFSVSNLRIPGYAQPWEHDFGKPDRIVSALDIMLEGPIGAAAFNNEFGRPNITGYFRTFEMQAPGAKGIELRGYHKPIMIAGGMGNIRENNINKNPLPEGTPIIVLGGPAMLIGLGGGAASSMASGTSAENLDFASVQRGNPEMQRRCQEVIDRCVALGAENPILSIHDVGAGGISNAIPEIVNDAGRGGRFELRAVPNAELGMAPMEIWSNEAQERYVLAIAEDRLDTFRALCERERAVYAVVGNATVEQQLLVGDSLFDNNPVNLPMNVLLGKPPKMLRDVHHQTFHKPEIDLSGIELSEAIERVLRLPTVASKSFLITIGDRTVTGMVTRDQMVGAWQVPVADVAVTSSDYTTNFGEAMAMGERTPIALVNPAASGRMAIGEALTNIAAADIANIRNIRLSANWMAAAGYHGEDAALFDTVKAVGEELCPRLGLAIPVGKDSLSMKTVWQQDGENREMIAPLSLIVTAFSPVQDIRKTLTPALCSDVGDTDLILVDLGKGRNRLAASALAQVYEQVGHHAPDVDNPDALKAFFDTVQDLRGENLILAYHDRADGGLLATLVEMSFAGHVGVTACIGQVSEQLLPALFSEELGAVLQIRHCDTDAVLEAFREAGLAHCTHVIGELNDSDELVLTFANKEVYRAPRATLQKIWAETSYRMQALRDNADCAAQEFERLDDVQDPGLPFAPTFELDEDVAAPYIRTGVRPAVAVLREQGVNGQVEMAAAFDRAGFKAVDVHMTDIISGRVKLKDFKGLVACGGFSYGDVLGAGGGWAKTILMNPRASDEFAAFFARQDSFGLGVCNGCQMFSQLRDMIPCAAHWPRFYRNRSEQFEARYSAVEVLESPSLFLQGMAGSKLPIAIAHGEGRAVFDTATAEGMLAEGLVGLRYVDNRGNATEHYPENPNGSPLGITGVTTADGRFTIMMPHPERLFRAVQHSWKPDDTGEDGAWLRMFRNARVWVG is encoded by the coding sequence ATGCTGATCTTCCCCGGTAGCGTTGCCCTCTCCGATTTCCGCCGCAACAAGCTGTTGAGCGCCTTGCAAGCCATCGTCCCCACGATCACCGCTGTGCAAGCCGAATACGTCCATTTCGTGCGCAACAGCCGCGAACTGCACCCCGACGAACACGCCCAGTTGCAAGCGTTGCTGACCTACGAAGAAGTGCAAGGCAGCCACGCTTTCAGCGGTACATTGCTGCTCGTCACCCCGCGCAAAGGCACGATTTCGCCGTGGTCAAGCAAAGCCAGCGACATCGCCCACAACTGCGGCTTGACGATGGTGGAACGCATCGAACGCGGCATCGCCTACGACGTGCAAACCACTGCCGCGCTGTCGGAAGCCGAACGCCTCGCCATCGCCGCGCTGTTGCACGACCGCATGACCGAAATGGTACTGACCGACCTGCAAGATGCCGTCGTCCTGTTCAGCGAAGCCGAACCCGCCGCCTTGCGCTACGTTGACATCAGCAATGACCCCAAAGCCGCGCTTGCCAAAGCCAACACCGATTGGGGCTTGGCACTGTCAGCGGATGAAATCGACTACCTCGCCGAAAATTACGCCGAACTCCAGCGCAACCCCACCGACGTGGAATTGATGATGTTCGCGCAAGCCAATTCCGAACATTGCCGCCACAAAATCTTCAACGCCGACTGGATTATCGACGGCAAAGAACAGCCCAAATCGCTGTTTGCCATGATCCGCAACACCCACGCGCACGCGCCCGAAGGCATCCTTTCCGCCTACCATGACAACGCCTCCGTCATCGAAGGCCCGTTGGCAACGCGCTTTTTGACCGACGTAAAAACCGGCGAATACCACTACACCAACGAACCCGTCCACATCCTGATGAAGGTGGAAACCCACAACCACCCCACCGCGATTTCCCCGTTTGCGGGCGCGGCGACGGGTTCGGGCGGCGAAATCCGCGACGAAGGTGCAACCGGCAACGGCTCGAAACCCAAAGCGGGCTTGAGCGGTTTCTCGGTATCCAACCTGCGCATCCCCGGCTACGCCCAACCGTGGGAACACGATTTCGGCAAACCCGATCGCATCGTTTCCGCCCTCGACATTATGCTCGAAGGGCCTATCGGTGCTGCCGCCTTCAACAACGAATTCGGTCGCCCCAATATCACTGGCTATTTCCGCACCTTTGAAATGCAAGCCCCCGGCGCAAAAGGCATCGAACTGCGCGGCTACCATAAGCCGATCATGATTGCAGGCGGCATGGGCAATATCCGCGAAAACAACATTAACAAAAACCCGTTGCCCGAAGGCACGCCGATCATCGTCCTCGGTGGCCCCGCGATGTTGATCGGTTTGGGCGGTGGCGCTGCCTCCTCAATGGCAAGCGGCACGAGCGCGGAAAACCTCGACTTCGCCTCCGTGCAGCGCGGCAACCCCGAAATGCAACGCCGTTGCCAAGAAGTCATCGACCGCTGCGTGGCTTTGGGCGCAGAAAATCCGATCCTCTCCATCCACGACGTGGGTGCTGGCGGCATTTCCAACGCCATCCCCGAAATCGTCAACGATGCCGGACGCGGCGGACGCTTTGAACTCCGCGCCGTCCCCAACGCTGAACTCGGTATGGCTCCGATGGAAATCTGGAGCAACGAAGCGCAAGAACGCTACGTCCTCGCCATCGCCGAAGACCGCCTCGACACCTTCCGCGCCCTGTGCGAACGCGAACGCGCCGTCTACGCTGTGGTCGGTAATGCCACCGTCGAACAACAATTGCTGGTCGGCGATTCCCTGTTTGACAACAATCCGGTGAATTTGCCGATGAACGTGCTGCTCGGCAAACCGCCGAAAATGCTGCGTGACGTGCATCACCAAACCTTCCACAAGCCAGAAATCGACCTCAGCGGCATTGAGTTGTCGGAAGCAATTGAGCGTGTATTGCGCTTGCCAACCGTTGCTTCCAAGTCCTTCCTGATCACCATCGGCGACCGCACGGTAACGGGCATGGTGACACGCGACCAGATGGTGGGCGCATGGCAAGTGCCGGTGGCGGATGTGGCAGTCACGTCCAGCGATTACACCACCAACTTCGGCGAAGCGATGGCGATGGGCGAACGCACCCCGATTGCGCTGGTGAATCCGGCAGCGTCAGGGCGCATGGCGATTGGCGAAGCCCTCACCAATATTGCGGCGGCGGACATTGCCAATATCCGCAACATCCGTCTGTCGGCGAACTGGATGGCGGCGGCGGGTTATCACGGCGAAGATGCGGCATTATTTGACACCGTGAAAGCGGTCGGTGAAGAGCTTTGCCCGCGTTTGGGCTTGGCAATTCCGGTCGGCAAGGATTCCTTGTCGATGAAAACCGTGTGGCAGCAAGACGGCGAAAACCGCGAAATGATTGCGCCGCTTTCCCTGATCGTCACCGCGTTTTCGCCCGTGCAGGACATCCGCAAAACCCTGACTCCGGCATTGTGCAGTGACGTAGGCGATACCGACCTGATTCTGGTGGATCTCGGCAAAGGGCGTAACCGCTTGGCGGCTTCCGCTTTGGCGCAAGTTTACGAACAAGTCGGGCATCACGCGCCGGACGTGGATAACCCTGACGCGCTCAAAGCCTTCTTCGACACCGTGCAAGATTTGCGCGGCGAAAATTTGATTCTGGCATACCACGATCGTGCCGACGGCGGTTTGCTGGCAACGTTGGTAGAAATGAGCTTTGCGGGGCATGTGGGTGTAACAGCTTGCATCGGACAAGTGAGTGAGCAATTGCTGCCTGCGCTGTTCAGCGAAGAACTCGGCGCGGTGCTGCAAATCCGCCACTGCGATACCGATGCGGTGTTGGAAGCGTTCCGCGAGGCAGGTTTGGCGCATTGCACCCACGTCATTGGCGAGTTGAACGACAGCGACGAACTGGTACTAACCTTTGCGAACAAGGAAGTGTACCGTGCGCCACGTGCCACTTTGCAGAAAATCTGGGCAGAAACCAGCTACCGGATGCAGGCGTTGCGCGACAATGCCGATTGCGCCGCGCAAGAGTTCGAGCGGCTGGATGATGTGCAAGACCCCGGTTTGCCGTTCGCGCCAACCTTTGAGTTGGATGAGGATGTGGCAGCACCGTACATTCGCACAGGAGTACGTCCGGCAGTTGCGGTATTGCGCGAACAGGGCGTGAACGGGCAGGTGGAAATGGCGGCGGCGTTTGACCGTGCCGGTTTCAAGGCTGTTGACGTACACATGACCGACATTATCAGCGGGCGCGTGAAGTTGAAAGATTTCAAAGGCTTGGTGGCGTGCGGCGGCTTCTCTTACGGCGACGTATTGGGCGCAGGCGGCGGCTGGGCGAAAACGATTCTGATGAATCCGCGTGCCAGTGATGAATTTGCAGCGTTTTTTGCGCGGCAAGATTCCTTCGGGCTGGGCGTGTGCAATGGCTGCCAGATGTTCTCTCAATTGCGCGACATGATCCCCTGTGCGGCGCATTGGCCACGTTTTTACCGCAACCGTTCTGAACAGTTTGAGGCGCGTTATTCAGCGGTGGAAGTGCTGGAATCGCCGTCGCTGTTCCTGCAAGGCATGGCTGGGTCGAAGCTGCCGATTGCGATTGCGCATGGCGAAGGGCGGGCGGTGTTCGATACCGCTACGGCTGAAGGGATGCTGGCGGAAGGGCTGGTTGGCTTGCGTTATGTGGATAATCGCGGCAATGCTACTGAGCATTATCCTGAAAACCCGAACGGTTCACCGTTGGGGATTACGGGCGTGACCACGGCGGATGGGCGTTTTACCATCATGATGCCGCACCCAGAACGTTTGTTCCGGGCAGTGCAGCATTCGTGGAAGCCGGATGATACGGGTGAAGATGGCGCGTGGTTGCGGATGTTCCGCAATGCGCGGGTTTGGGTGGGGTAA
- a CDS encoding DUF637 domain-containing protein, translated as MINTITTRTMPTNVGGFRGSTTANQVAVTLFNAAIAPTQSRQQPNPDTGKLKTADMQALFDEYAQLQPQHHIPMVKARLDQINQALQPYREAYNPKGEVVAQTEKSTLTILKPLPNELFETTHADFQKAVRQDFKVTQSKTYNVSGTDLLEAIEENTHSGHTAGADNNKNGAFDPSRDRHGLGKVIDKFTDKVLDNPIVRTVAQIAQFTPLAPVAAVVNTVITARDVVKAVDEGNIKSLASTVISAGLSSKLSNSLNLAGDATKISVAQQLQKHALDGMTRATVSTVVEGGDFDDQLKSSLKASAANIVSQIGANKIGDLYSEGKLNNVTHKLAHTALGFAAGTVANGDGISGAVGGLAGSVAGEYFQSENAAVLASAASAALLGKDPLLAANVAGTADRFNRQLHQTEIDLINEKAEAFATQKGISKTEATKILLLQALHQVDSSANQRIPDNAGARVFLNTISGGNAAFNDTFGRKSNLFLEQDQNTFKNHARNGEFVLPNKDIFSTAGLSTTQIMGLVTNSQQGNLAAKIFDFGTKDLAGEPKEVQKQVLDQLRIETYDQVLKLQTLYGERDAHPNDEKLARDFHSTLGELYALRQATLQGVEVAKDSRIIAGIQAEQVEAGLEALQAFDVIMAGGGIQVGAAIDNIAATLRKDEVVQMWAFRGGRGETKAKVLDNPDPNVRAEAYTGHVGVSLDGGKSIYGFGPKVSGSETKRDVIDGLSKKKSTYPGVIHDDTVLFSDIMKGKYDPADHAPIDLYTLDIPTTAAVRKKIGNAIQQGDTPDIRYGFPKTGRDGVENCATFFGTCGLDLPLKNGNLRDYIPAMIDKGAIKITK; from the coding sequence GTGATAAATACCATAACCACCCGTACCATGCCTACCAATGTCGGTGGATTCAGGGGATCTACGACGGCGAACCAAGTAGCGGTAACGCTATTCAATGCCGCAATAGCACCAACCCAGTCACGCCAACAGCCTAATCCTGATACGGGGAAGCTCAAAACTGCCGATATGCAGGCATTATTCGACGAATACGCCCAGTTACAACCGCAGCATCACATTCCTATGGTCAAAGCGCGTCTCGACCAAATCAATCAGGCATTGCAGCCCTATCGTGAGGCTTACAATCCTAAGGGAGAAGTCGTTGCGCAAACTGAGAAGAGCACGCTGACTATCCTGAAACCCTTACCGAATGAGCTTTTTGAAACCACTCATGCCGATTTTCAAAAAGCCGTCCGCCAAGATTTCAAGGTGACACAAAGCAAAACCTATAACGTTTCTGGCACTGATTTGCTGGAGGCGATTGAAGAAAATACCCATTCTGGTCATACAGCAGGCGCAGACAATAATAAAAATGGCGCGTTTGATCCGTCCAGAGATCGACATGGTTTGGGCAAGGTCATTGATAAATTTACCGATAAAGTGCTGGATAATCCCATTGTCCGTACTGTTGCACAAATTGCTCAGTTCACACCGCTTGCACCTGTTGCCGCTGTTGTGAACACGGTCATCACCGCCCGTGATGTTGTCAAGGCGGTGGATGAGGGCAATATCAAATCCCTTGCCAGTACAGTTATCAGTGCGGGGCTATCGAGTAAACTCAGTAACAGCCTCAACCTTGCAGGTGATGCGACCAAAATCAGTGTGGCGCAACAACTTCAAAAACACGCACTGGATGGCATGACTCGTGCCACTGTCAGTACTGTGGTTGAAGGCGGGGATTTTGATGATCAGCTTAAATCTAGCCTCAAAGCCTCGGCTGCGAATATCGTCAGCCAAATCGGGGCAAATAAGATTGGGGATTTGTACAGCGAGGGCAAGCTGAATAATGTCACCCACAAACTCGCACATACCGCGTTGGGTTTTGCAGCAGGGACTGTGGCTAATGGCGATGGTATCAGTGGTGCAGTGGGTGGCTTGGCAGGCAGTGTGGCGGGGGAATACTTTCAGTCGGAAAATGCGGCGGTGTTGGCATCGGCGGCATCCGCTGCACTGCTAGGTAAAGATCCGTTGCTTGCCGCAAACGTCGCGGGTACGGCGGATCGCTTTAATCGGCAGTTGCACCAAACGGAAATTGACCTGATCAATGAAAAAGCAGAGGCATTTGCTACTCAAAAAGGCATATCAAAGACTGAAGCTACTAAAATTCTTTTGCTACAAGCCTTGCACCAAGTTGATAGTTCTGCAAATCAACGTATTCCTGACAATGCCGGAGCAAGGGTATTTCTCAACACAATATCCGGTGGCAATGCCGCGTTCAACGATACGTTTGGTCGGAAAAGTAATCTGTTTTTGGAGCAAGACCAGAACACCTTTAAAAACCATGCTAGAAATGGTGAGTTTGTCTTACCCAATAAAGATATTTTCTCGACAGCGGGTCTTTCGACCACCCAAATCATGGGGCTTGTCACTAATTCGCAACAGGGTAATCTCGCTGCCAAAATATTTGACTTTGGCACGAAGGATTTAGCTGGTGAGCCAAAAGAGGTGCAGAAACAGGTTTTAGATCAGTTACGTATCGAAACTTACGACCAAGTGTTGAAACTGCAAACACTCTATGGTGAACGTGATGCACACCCCAATGATGAGAAACTGGCTCGTGATTTTCACTCAACACTTGGCGAACTTTACGCACTCCGACAAGCCACCCTACAAGGTGTCGAAGTAGCCAAGGATTCAAGAATTATTGCAGGCATCCAAGCCGAACAGGTCGAGGCGGGGCTTGAAGCCTTGCAAGCATTTGACGTTATTATGGCAGGTGGTGGGATTCAAGTCGGTGCTGCTATTGACAATATTGCCGCCACATTGAGAAAAGATGAGGTCGTACAGATGTGGGCTTTCCGAGGTGGTCGTGGTGAAACAAAAGCGAAAGTACTCGATAATCCTGATCCCAACGTAAGAGCAGAGGCATACACAGGACATGTTGGCGTATCATTAGATGGTGGAAAATCAATCTATGGGTTTGGGCCCAAGGTATCAGGCTCTGAAACAAAAAGAGACGTGATTGATGGGTTATCCAAAAAGAAAAGTACTTATCCTGGCGTGATCCATGATGATACTGTTTTATTCAGCGATATAATGAAGGGAAAATATGACCCTGCTGACCATGCCCCAATTGATCTATACACGTTAGACATACCGACTACCGCTGCTGTAAGAAAAAAGATAGGCAATGCTATTCAGCAGGGAGATACTCCCGATATACGATACGGTTTCCCGAAAACCGGAAGAGATGGCGTTGAGAATTGCGCGACATTCTTTGGAACTTGCGGACTGGATTTACCATTAAAAAATGGAAATTTGCGGGATTATATACCAGCCATGATAGACAAAGGCGCAATCAAAATAACCAAATGA
- a CDS encoding DUF1566 domain-containing protein has product MNNQVRFWLLLLAFPLSACVDKDCCVTTQTQNSIINPTPTGRLNDTGITSCADYAFGDTRSGKHNNDVHCSLLTDVDGDPVPLGQDAVYGRDFTHNDDSDGHAGFSFTKIGASGEALPADAPQWRCVKDNVTGLIWEIKQGQTNQIIGDAGLHDPDDRYTWYNSNASVKGGHEGSADGGEANCSGYSAADTVSYCNTEAYVKRVNKAGLCGASDWRMPSVKELTSLADLSLTVIAIDQRYFPQTQATAYWSNTVLTHVYNLGDARVLAVSFGRWVIPWGSDGALKAGVYDDQPSPTSAYHPIRLVRSGLQTANTQTTPLSAFCNNPSLPESTPTRDFTIHNDRTVTHTTTGLMWKRDTEYELMSWKDALDHVQTLNRQGGYAGYTDWRLPNFKEIQSIVEYCRILSNIVEYCRILSSVSWLLVGIEPRSFFYAQFEYVFF; this is encoded by the coding sequence ATGAATAATCAGGTTAGATTCTGGTTGTTATTGCTGGCTTTTCCACTCTCTGCATGTGTTGACAAAGATTGCTGTGTTACGACTCAAACACAGAACTCCATTATCAACCCTACTCCTACCGGCAGACTTAATGATACGGGTATAACGTCGTGCGCTGATTACGCTTTCGGTGACACTCGCAGTGGCAAACATAACAACGATGTGCATTGCTCCCTATTAACGGATGTTGATGGTGATCCTGTGCCATTAGGTCAGGATGCGGTGTATGGGCGTGATTTTACGCATAATGATGATAGCGACGGTCACGCTGGTTTTAGTTTCACCAAAATTGGCGCAAGCGGTGAGGCATTACCAGCGGATGCTCCCCAGTGGCGTTGTGTTAAAGATAATGTCACTGGTTTGATCTGGGAAATCAAGCAGGGTCAAACTAACCAGATAATAGGCGATGCAGGGCTGCATGATCCTGATGACCGCTATACTTGGTATAACAGCAATGCCTCAGTGAAGGGTGGACATGAAGGCAGCGCAGACGGCGGAGAAGCTAACTGCTCTGGTTATTCTGCGGCAGATACTGTTTCTTACTGTAATACAGAGGCTTATGTCAAACGTGTAAACAAAGCGGGATTATGCGGTGCGAGTGACTGGCGAATGCCCAGTGTAAAAGAACTGACTTCACTGGCTGACTTGTCCCTTACCGTTATTGCCATAGATCAGCGCTATTTTCCGCAAACACAAGCTACGGCTTATTGGTCAAATACAGTTTTGACACATGTTTACAACTTAGGCGATGCGCGTGTATTAGCCGTTTCCTTTGGTAGATGGGTAATCCCTTGGGGGAGTGACGGCGCGCTAAAAGCGGGTGTTTATGATGACCAACCATCACCCACTTCCGCTTACCACCCAATACGTTTAGTGCGTTCGGGTCTGCAAACTGCCAATACTCAGACCACTCCCCTTTCGGCGTTTTGTAACAACCCTTCATTGCCAGAAAGTACACCCACTCGTGATTTCACCATTCATAACGACAGAACAGTTACACACACAACAACCGGCTTAATGTGGAAACGCGATACGGAATATGAGCTTATGAGCTGGAAAGACGCCTTGGATCATGTTCAAACACTGAATCGCCAAGGCGGTTACGCCGGTTATACCGATTGGCGATTGCCCAATTTCAAGGAAATACAAAGTATTGTCGAATATTGTCGAATATTGTCGAATATTGTCGAATATTGTCGAATATTGTCGAGCGTATCATGGCTCTTGGTGGGCATTGAACCCAGAAGTTTTTTCTACGCCCAGTTTGAATATGTCTTCTTTTAA
- a CDS encoding type II toxin-antitoxin system prevent-host-death family antitoxin: MQSIGARQASNQLGTVLDKVWQGEPFKITRNKRDTAVILSMRDFEMLGGEAFLLRRRAEAMQQERQQLLASLEALRTEAEQSGLTESVLEAILNDKP, translated from the coding sequence ATGCAATCCATCGGCGCACGTCAGGCCAGTAACCAACTCGGTACGGTGCTTGATAAAGTTTGGCAGGGTGAACCGTTCAAAATTACCCGCAACAAACGCGACACTGCCGTTATCCTGTCCATGCGGGATTTTGAAATGCTGGGTGGGGAAGCATTCCTGCTCCGTAGGCGGGCAGAAGCCATGCAGCAGGAACGCCAGCAGTTGTTGGCTTCATTGGAAGCTTTGCGGACTGAAGCGGAACAAAGCGGTCTTACCGAATCCGTGCTGGAAGCGATCCTGAATGACAAGCCTTGA
- a CDS encoding putative toxin-antitoxin system toxin component, PIN family — translation MRHQKDNPFLDVALAGKADCLITGDADLLVLKQIGGIQIMTVAQAVSII, via the coding sequence TTGCGACACCAAAAAGACAACCCGTTTCTGGATGTGGCGTTAGCGGGCAAAGCGGACTGTCTAATAACGGGCGATGCTGACTTGCTGGTGTTGAAACAGATTGGCGGCATACAAATTATGACCGTAGCACAAGCGGTATCAATAATTTGA